The Flavobacterium praedii genome window below encodes:
- a CDS encoding glycoside hydrolase family 3 C-terminal domain-containing protein → MKKKIISLSIFSMLLFTGYNANSQTVKNKKATAVKSLGSEFDAKIDQLIAQMTLEEKIGMLHGNSMFANGGVKRLGIPELKMADGPLGVREEISRDSWAPAGLTNDFATYYPATGALAATWNADLAHLFGNSVGEELRARDKDMLLSPAINIVRTPLGGRTYEYMSEDPFLNRKIAVPLIVGLQDKDVMACVKHFAANNQETNRDFVDVQMDERTLREIYLPAFQAAVTEAKSYSIMGAYNKFRGEYLCENDYMLNKILRDEWGFKGVVVSDWAAVHSTVKSLKSGLDIEMGTPTTKFNEFFLADRLIAAAKAGEISEAEINIHVKRILNVLFQVKAMGGQNRVKGSIATEVHYQDAYKIASESVVLLKNENNALPLQLNGVESIAVIGNNATKKNALGGFGAGVKTKREVTPLDGLKNRLPASIKINYAEGYLERYEEKKIGKLGDITMNGPVTIDQLDPAKLEEAIEAAKNSDVAIVFAGSNRDYETEASDRRNLKLPFGQEELIQKVLAVNPKTIVVMVGGAPFDIEAIKNKTNALVWSWFNGSEGGNALADVLLGKVNPSGKLPWTMPKNIMDSPAHATNSFPGDKTVNYAEGILVGYRWFDTKNIEPLYPFGYGLSYTTFAFDTAKTNKKEYTTDETITVTVTVKNTGKAEGKEVVQLYASKSDSKIDRAVQELKGFQKVSVKAGNGETITIKIPVKELAYYNVESKKWTVEPGNYTLKLGSSSRDIKKEVVVIIK, encoded by the coding sequence ATGAAAAAGAAAATAATCTCCCTATCCATTTTTTCGATGTTATTGTTTACTGGATATAATGCAAATTCCCAAACGGTTAAAAATAAAAAAGCTACTGCTGTAAAATCTTTGGGATCCGAATTTGACGCGAAAATTGACCAATTAATTGCTCAAATGACGCTTGAGGAAAAAATAGGCATGTTGCATGGTAATAGCATGTTTGCCAATGGAGGTGTAAAACGCTTGGGCATTCCAGAGTTAAAAATGGCCGATGGTCCTCTTGGTGTTCGGGAAGAAATATCTCGTGACAGTTGGGCCCCCGCAGGATTGACAAATGATTTTGCGACGTATTATCCAGCTACTGGAGCTTTGGCGGCTACTTGGAACGCCGATTTGGCACATTTATTTGGAAATAGTGTTGGAGAAGAATTGCGTGCTCGAGACAAAGACATGCTGCTTTCGCCAGCGATTAATATTGTAAGAACACCACTGGGAGGCAGAACTTACGAGTATATGTCTGAAGATCCTTTTTTAAACAGAAAAATAGCGGTGCCACTAATTGTTGGTTTACAAGACAAAGATGTTATGGCTTGTGTCAAACATTTTGCCGCCAATAACCAAGAAACCAATCGTGATTTTGTAGATGTTCAAATGGACGAACGTACCCTGCGTGAAATTTATTTGCCAGCATTCCAAGCAGCAGTTACTGAGGCAAAATCGTACAGTATAATGGGAGCCTACAACAAGTTTAGAGGCGAATATTTATGTGAGAACGATTATATGTTGAACAAAATTTTGCGTGACGAATGGGGCTTCAAAGGAGTTGTTGTTTCAGATTGGGCTGCGGTACATTCCACAGTAAAATCTTTAAAAAGCGGTTTGGATATCGAAATGGGAACACCTACCACAAAGTTCAACGAATTTTTCTTGGCCGACAGACTAATTGCAGCTGCCAAAGCTGGAGAAATTTCAGAAGCAGAAATTAATATACATGTTAAAAGAATATTGAATGTCTTGTTTCAAGTAAAAGCAATGGGCGGTCAAAACCGTGTGAAAGGTAGTATTGCAACCGAAGTGCATTATCAAGATGCTTATAAAATCGCATCAGAGTCAGTGGTCTTATTGAAAAATGAGAACAACGCATTGCCTTTGCAACTAAATGGTGTAGAATCAATTGCCGTAATCGGAAATAATGCAACTAAGAAAAATGCTTTGGGCGGATTTGGTGCAGGAGTAAAAACCAAAAGAGAGGTTACACCTTTGGATGGTTTGAAAAACAGATTGCCAGCTTCCATCAAAATCAACTATGCCGAAGGGTATTTGGAGCGTTATGAAGAAAAAAAGATTGGCAAATTAGGAGATATTACGATGAATGGTCCTGTGACAATTGATCAATTGGATCCCGCTAAATTAGAAGAAGCTATAGAAGCAGCCAAAAACTCTGATGTTGCTATCGTTTTTGCAGGTTCCAATCGTGATTATGAAACGGAAGCATCTGATCGTAGAAACTTGAAATTGCCTTTTGGACAAGAAGAATTGATTCAAAAAGTATTGGCAGTAAACCCAAAAACCATTGTGGTTATGGTTGGTGGAGCTCCTTTTGATATTGAAGCAATAAAAAACAAAACGAATGCATTGGTTTGGAGTTGGTTCAATGGATCTGAGGGTGGAAATGCCTTGGCAGATGTGCTGTTAGGAAAAGTAAATCCATCGGGAAAATTACCTTGGACAATGCCAAAAAATATTATGGATTCACCGGCACACGCTACAAACAGTTTTCCTGGGGATAAAACAGTAAACTATGCCGAAGGAATTTTGGTAGGCTACCGTTGGTTTGATACTAAAAATATAGAACCTCTTTATCCTTTTGGATATGGATTGTCCTATACCACTTTTGCTTTCGATACTGCCAAAACGAATAAAAAAGAATACACAACCGATGAAACAATTACAGTTACGGTAACCGTTAAAAACACTGGAAAAGCAGAAGGTAAAGAAGTAGTGCAACTGTATGCTTCTAAATCGGATTCAAAAATTGATCGTGCTGTCCAAGAACTGAAAGGCTTCCAAAAAGTATCAGTTAAAGCTGGAAATGGGGAAACAA